The Pleurodeles waltl isolate 20211129_DDA chromosome 6, aPleWal1.hap1.20221129, whole genome shotgun sequence genome has a segment encoding these proteins:
- the MIEN1 gene encoding migration and invasion enhancer 1: protein MPVNMVVEYCEHCGFESHYLELVSAVKEEFPDVTIESRSGVTGAFEIEINGQLVFSKLELGGFPFEKDLMEALRRASNGDPVEKITNSRAPCVIL, encoded by the exons tgAACACTGTGGGTTCGAGTCCCACTATCTGGAACTGGTCAGCGCAGTGAAGGAGGAATTCCCAGATGTCACCATTGAGTCACGATCCGGGGTCACAG GAGCTTTTGAAATCGAGATAAATGGTCAACTGGTATTCTCCAAACTGGAGCTTGGCGGATTCCCCTTTGAAAAGGAT CTGATGGAAGCCTTAAGACGAGCCAGCAATGGGGATCCAGTGGAGAAAATCACCAACAGCCGTGCTCCCTGTGTCATATTGTGA